TCAAGTTCTGGCGCATTTCCTCGCGGACCGGCATGACCTGATAGCCGCTTGCCTTGAGTTGACCGAGCGTCCGAATCTGTTCCATCGTCGTTCTTCTTTCCCAGCGACCCGCCGCGCTACCAGGCAGGATTATACGGGCCGCCCCACTCCCGGGCAATGCAAGAATCGGCATTGGGCCTAAAACGGCCGGGTTCCGGACGGCGGGCGATGCCCCCGAGCCACCGGCAACGCGGGGCTACGGACTCGCCAATGCGCGAGTCATGGCTCCTCTGGTTCCTGCGAATTCGCCCCAACCGTTCCACCCCGCACGCCTGTTTTTGCCATCTCTCCTGGCTTGCCCCAGAGTTCTCCTGCACGTACATCCACGCAACAGAAGGCACCATGGCACGGGTGGCACTGCAAAACGTCAGCAAGATTTTTCCCGGTGGCGCGGTGGCACTGGAAGACGTCAACCTCGAGATCGCCGACGGGGAATTGCTGGTGGTGGTGGGACCCTCGGGCTGCGGAAAGTCTACCTTGCTGCGTGTCATCGCGGGGTTGGAAGAAGTCACCCGTGGCGAGGTCTGGATTGGCTCGGAGCTCGTGAATCACGTGCCCCCACAAAAGCGCAACGTGGCGATGGTCTTTCAGGATTACGCTTTGTACCCGTTCCTGACGGTGGAAGAAAACCTGGCCTTTCCCTTGCGGATGCGCAAGCTTTCTCGCGCCGAGCAACGAAGCAAAGTCGAACGCGTCGCGCGGCTGCTGGAAATCGAGCCCTTGCTGCGGCGCTATCCGGGCGAGCTCTCGGGAGGGCAACGGCAACGCGTCGCGATGGGTCGCGCCCTGGTCCGCGAGCCGTCCGTATCGTTGTTCGATGAGCCACTCTCCAACCTGGACGCCAAGTTGCGCGTCAGTGTGCGCGCAGAAATTGCCGCAATCCAAGAGCGTACGCGCACGACGATGATTTACGTGACGCACGACCAGACCGAGGCGATGACCCTCGGCCACCGCGTCGCCGTGCTCGATCGCGGCCGCGTGCAACAGGTGGCCCCTCCGCGAGTCCTGTACGAACATCCCGCAAACGCATTCGTGGCCGGCTTTATCGGCAATCCGCCCATGAACTTGTTCCCAGCCAAATTGCATGCGGCGGGCAGCCAGTTGTTCGTGCAGCTCGAAGGGCTGGAATTGGCGATCGATCCGGCTTGCATCGAACATGCGCCAGTTTCACCAGGGCAGAGCGTCATCGCCGGAGTGCGCCCCGAGGCGATCGAGTGCCGGGGCTCGCAGGAGCAGGGATGGGAAGAGGCGGAAGTGGAGCACGTCGAACAACTCGGGCACGAAACCCTGCTGTACTTGCGCCTGGTGCAGGCGCGGCACGTGCGCTGGGTCGCGCGCCTTGCCGGTATGCAACCGTACAAAAAGGGAGATCGCGTCTTTGTGCGCGTTCCCGCGGGCCGGTGGTATGTATTTCCCCCCTCGCCGGCGGAATCACCAGCACCTCAATTGGGCCGGGAACGATCCCAGGCCTGCAGTACCGTCCAATAAGGGACACAAGCGCGCCGTTCCTGTACCCAGCGCCGCGCTTCCCCCAGCGCAACGCCGCGGCTCACCCGCAGGTAGGCGATAGCCACGGTGGGCGCGCGATTGATGCCGGCGTTGCAGTGCAGGTACACGCGCCGCCCTTCCGCCGCTTGCCGGGCAATCCAGTCCAGCGCCGGGTCGATCGCCGCCAAAAGCTCGGTGTGCGAGCCGTCGGCCACCGGAATCCGGTGGAACGCCACACCGTGAGTACCAAAGGCTCGTTCCAAAGCCCGCAAATCGATGTTTTTGGCCACGAGGTCCGCATGGTCTTGCAAACTCAGCACGGCGCGGACTTCGAGTGTGGCAACCAACCACGGCACATCGCTCGGCAGCAAGTACTCGCCCACGACGAGCTCGGGACTGATCTCGGTACACGATGGCTCGGAAGTCGGGCGTCCAGGCGGCCCCCAAGCTCGTAGCCAGTAACTCATGATGCGCGTGGTACTACGATAGCGGCCCGGCACACAAGATCATGGTGGGCCGGCATCGAAGTTCCGGCGGACAGCGGCCCTAGTGTGGCCGGGCCCCCGCGGGGCAGACAACGCACTACCCCCGGCTAGAATTGGCCAGATTGACGTAACCCCGCACTCGGTCCAAACATTGCCCGGTTCATTTACCGATGATGAGCATCTTACAGGAACCCGTCGAGTTCGAGGGCTTTCGTGGCGTGCGCCTGCGGGGCGACGCTTGGGGCCGAGCCGGGGCACGTTCCGTGTTGTTCCTACCCGGAGGGGGGCAAACCCGGCACGCCTGGGGAGACACGGCCGCTCGGGTAGCGACCCACGGATGGCGCGCCATCGCTCTCGACTTGCGCGGCCACGGAGAAAGCGACTGGGCACCGGACGGCGACTATCGGATTGAAACCTTTGTGCAAGACTTGCACGCCGTCGTTCGCGCCTTGCCTGACCCTCCGGTTGTCGTTGGCGCGTCGCTCGGCGGCGTCACGGCGCTCCTCCTCGCCGGAGAAGTGGACCCCCAGGCGTTTTCTGCTCTCGTGCTCGTAGATATCGCTCCGCGCATGGAGCCCGACGGTGTGCAGCGCATTGTAGATTTCATGCGCCGCCATCTGGATGGTTTTGCCTCCATCGAGGAAGCCGCCGACGCCGTGGCCGCATACTTGCCGCACCGCCCGAGGCCCAAGGATCTTTCCGGGCTCGAAAAAAATTTGCGCCGTGACTCTTCGGGGCGTTACCGGTGGCATTGGGATCCGGAGTTCGTGCTCGGCACCAAGAGGCCCGACGCCTCCCGGCAACCGGAGCGTCTCCTCGCTGCGGCGAGAAAACTTGCGATCCCCACCCTCCTGATTCGCGGCCGGATGAGCGATGTGATCAGCCACGAGAGTGTGGCCGAGTTTCTCGATGCCGTGCCTCATGCCGATTATGTGGACGTCGCGGGCGCCGGGCACATGATTGCCGGGGATCGCAACGATGTCTTTTCCGAAGCCGTGTTGGCGTTCCTCGACGGAGGTCTCCGCAAACGCGGCAGCCACGGACACCATCGCCCATCCCCCGCAGGCAGGTGATATTCGCTATCCGGTCGAACTGTGCACAGATGCCCCTCGGGCGACCACAAGGGTCGCCCCTACAACTTCCAGGGGGGACAATGCACGGGCGGGGGCGAACGCAAGGGTCGCCCCTACGACTTCCGGGGAGCGGGGAAGATCGTGCACGGGCGGGGGCGACCCGGACGGATCGGTCCTACAACGGGCCGACATCGTTCGCCCCGACACCGTGGCCGTCATGTTGTGCCGCCACCTGCGATCCAAACCCTCCCCTGCGCAAACCATGAGCGAAGACGAATGCCATCGCCGTTGGATCCGCCTGTACGTTCCGAGCCGGCTGGAACAGAACGGCGACATAAAGGCAACGACCGATGCGAGGGATCTCTAGAGATGGTCAAATGAAGTCCGCGAGGGGTGCCAGGCGCTCGACCCAGTCATCGGGAATGTACGAAACCGTGCCACCGAACTGCTTGACATACAGGACAATCTTCGCGGTCTCCTCGATCATCATCGCACGGGTAGCGGCTTTGCGGAGCGTCTTATCCACGGTCATGAGTCCGTGGTTCTGCAAGATGCAGCCTCGGCTGTGTTTGAGGGCTTCGTGCACCGCATCCGCTAGCTCCTTGGAGCCGGGCATGTACCAGGGCACCAGAGGCGTGTCGCGGAGGAAGATCGCGTCGGTATTGATCGGTGGAAACACTTGATTGGTGATCCCGAACGCAGTGGCCACCGGGGCGTGCGTGTGTACGGCTCCGGTTGTGTCCGGCCGCGCTTCGTACGCGCCCCAGTGCATCTGCCATTCGACCGATGGAACGCGCGCTCCCTCCACTACCGAGCCGTCGCGGCGGATGCGTACAAGGTCGTCTTCGTGGATTCCACCCTTGTACAACTGGCTCGGAGTGATCCAAATGGTCTCCCCATCCGCCGCACGGGCACTGATGTTGCCCCCGGTGGCCGTGAGCAGGCCGTGCGCGAACAACTCGTTGGTAATTTGGATGATTTGCTCCTTGGCTTCGCGATCCGTCCACACGGTAGCGGTCCTCCTGCGCTCCTACTTGGTGCAGGCACGGCCGCAAAATCAAGCGAGCGATTGCTCAAAAGCCCATAGCGGCCCCGTCTTTGCGCCGATCCGAGCCGCCCCAGTACGCTCCGGTGGCCGGGTGAACCATAATCCCCTGGCCGCCCCCGAACCCTCCCCGGAAGCGCACCTCGTTAGGGTCGGCGATGGCGTGCCCGCGCTGAGCGAGGGTTTGCAGCACTTCGGGCGGGAATTCCTCTTCAAATGCCACACGGTTCCCCTCGATGACGTGAAAGCGGGGCCAGTCCAGCGCTTCCTGAATATTCGCGCCAAAATCCACCAAGCGCGAAACTACTTGTACATGGGCCTGCGCTTGGTGATCGCCGCCCATCACTCCGAACGAAACCACCGGCGCCCCCTGCTGCAACACCATGGCCGGGATGATCGTGTGCAGGGGGCGCTTGCGAGGCGCCACGCAGTTGGGGTGCCCGGGTTCGAGAACAAACCCCGCCCCGCGGTTTTGCAGCACCGCGCCGGTTTCCGGAACCGCCACGCCCGAACCGAAAGGAAAATAGAGGCTGCTGATCAGCGACGCGACGTTGCCCTCGGCGTCGGCCGCGGTCAGGTAAACGGTGTCGCCTCCGGGCACGGACCTCCCCGCTTGCGGCCTTGCCACCGCCTTGGCGGGATGCACGAGTGCTGCGCGGCCTTGCGCGTAGTCTTTGGAGAGGAGAGCACGCACGGGCACCGAGCCGCACGCCGGATCTCCCAGGTAGCGAGCGCGATCCGCTAGAGCCAGTTTGACGGCTTCCACCGATAGGTGGTGCACCTCGGGCGCGAATGGTTCGTAGCGCGACAGGTCGAAGTTTTCGAGGATGTTCAGTGCCAGAAGAGCGGCAAGCCCTTGCGTGTTCGGTGGCAACTCGATCACCTCGAAGCCGCGGTAGGTGGTGGCGATGGGTTCCACCCAAGACGACGCGTGTTCCCGGAAATCTTGTACAGAAAGCACGCCCCCTTGCTGGGTAACCGCGCGTGCCGCGGCTTCGGCAAACGGACCGGAATACAACCAATCCGGCCCGTTGCGGGCGAGATTGCGCAGAGTCTCTGCGAGCGCCGGAAGCCGGATCACTTGACCGAGTTGTGGCGGCTCGCCCTCGACGGAAAACCACCATCGCGCCTGTGGGTCTTGCAGCAGGCCAGCATGGAAAATCGTTTGCCATTCCCAAGCGATGACTTCGCTGACCGGAAAACCGTTGCTGGCGTAGTCCAGGGCCCCGGCAAACAAGCTCTCCCAAGCCAGGCGTCCGAAGCGTGCATGTGCATCGGCCCAAGCCCGTACTGCCCCGGGGACCGTGATACTCAGCGGTCCCACCAAGGGCATCGAGGAATGCCCCCGTTCTCGCAACAACTCCAGTGTCAAGGATGCCGGGGCTCGTCCACTACCGTTGAGTGCGTACAGCTTCCGTTCGCTCGCGCTCCAGTACAGAAGCATGCAGTCGCCGCCGAGCCCGGTGTTGTACGGTTCCACGACGCAGAGCGTTAAGTTGGCGGCAATGGCCGCATCGATGGCCGAACCTCCTTGCCGAAGCACCTCCACGCCCACATTCGTGGCCAGAGGCTGGCTCGTACAAACCATGCCCCGCCGAGCAAGTACCATGGAACGCTGCGCCCGAAACCCGCTGCCAAGGGGCCGATGGCTGCGAAACATGTCTACCCACTTATTATTTGCGACCCAATTCTTGGGATCGCCGCGTGGCTGCAATCACGGCGGCCACGAGCGCGTCTTTGAACCCCCGCCGGTGGAGCTCGCTTAGACCCGCCAGTGTGGTTCCGCCAGGCGAGGTCACCTGTGCCCGTAAAACTTCAGGGGGTTGCCCCGTTTCCTGCATCATCGCGGCCGCACCGGCGATCGTTTGGAAGGTCAGCCGTGCGGCCAAAGCGGCAGTGAGTCCGGCGGCCACACCGCCCGCAATCAAGCCTTCGGCAAATAAGTACACGTAAGCCGGGCCGCTGCCGCTCAGCCCGGTAACGGCGTCCAGCATGCGCTCGTCATCTACGTCCACCGCGTCGCCCACCGCAGAGAAGATTTGCAGGCCGATCTTCAAATCTGCCGGCGTGGCAAAACGGCCGCGCACCACTACGGTCATGCCCTTGCCGACCAGAGCCGGCGTGTTCGGCATGGCGCGCAGCACCCGCACCTCTGCGCCCAGGAGCGCCTCGATGCGGGCTGTCGGCACCCCGGCGGCGATACTCACCACCAGGTGTTTCGGCCCAATGGCTCCCTGCAGCTCCTGGAGCACGCCCTCTAAGTCTTGCGGTTTCACCGCCAGGATGACCACCGGCGATCTCTCCACGACCTGGCGGTTGCTCGGGGTAGTGGCAATTTTCAGCTCGCGCTTCAGGGCAGCGAGTTTCGCTTTATCGACATCGCTCGCGATGAGTGACTGGGGCGACGCCAGCCCCGCGTGCACCAAGCCACGCAACATCGCCCCCGCCATGTTGCCAGCGCCAATGAATCCAATGGGCGGCAAAGGTTTCGTGCGGGCGGTGGCGCGGGTTTTGGACTTCGTGGATGTGCTCTGACTGCGGGCCATGCGTTTGCCTCCTTTGCGTTGCGAGCGTCCGGTGCTCCGGATTTCTTCCGTCAATGCGCAGGGGGTCGCTCACCAAAAATGGCGCGCCCGATGCGCACGAAAGTAGCTCCCTCCTCGACAGCAACTTCGAAGTCGTCGCTCATCCCCATGGACAATTCTTGCAACGGTGCTTGCGGAAGCCCGAGCCGCTGCCAAGTGTCCCGCAGCTCGCGTAACTGCCGGAAATACGGCCGGCTATCTTCCGCATGCCGAGGTGGCGGCGGGATGCACATCAAGCCGCGCACGCACACATGCCGGCAATCTCGCAGCGCACGAAACAGCACCTCGAGAGCTGCGGGAGCGACCCCAGTTTTGGAAGCCTCGCCGGCAAGATTGACCTCGAACAACAGGTCCACGCGCGGCAAACCGGCTCGGCGGGCGCGGCCTTCGATCTCTTCCAGCAATGCAACACTGTCTACACTGTGAATGAGGCGAAAAATTTCCAGCGCAGCCTTGACCTTGTTGCGCTGCAAGTGACCCACCATGTGCCAGCGGACTGGGCCGCGGACCATGCTGGCCTTGGCCCGCGCCTCTTGCACGTAGTTCTCGCCGATGTCTTCGATTCCAGCATCGACAGCAGCCTGAATCGCTTCGGGCGGCTGTGTCTTGGCCACGGCGACGATACGTACCTCGGACGGATGGCGCCCCGTGCGTCGCGCCGCTCGTTCGATCCGCTCCCGAACCAAGGCCACGCGATCTGCAATTTCCTGGGTCATCTCTCCAACACCGGAGGAAAGCGGATGTCGCCGAGCACGCCGTAGCGGCGCAAGCACGCTGCGACTTCTGCCAGCGGCAGTCCGATCACATTGGTGAGCGAACCTTCGATTCGGGCGATCAAATCCCGACCTCGGCCTTGCGCGCCGTACGCTCCAGCTTTGTCGAGCGGCTCCCCGCTGGCCACGTAGGCTCGAATCTCGGCGTCCGAAAGATGCTGGAAGGTCACCAGGCTCTGCACGGCAAACGCCTCCAGAACCTCGCCGCGGCGCGCCACACACACGCCCGTGCACACGCGGTGGGTGCGGCCCGAAAGCTGGCGCAACAGGGCGACAGCATGGTTCGCATCACGAGGCTTTCCCAGAATGGTACCGTCCAACTCCACCTCGGTGTCGGCGCCTAAAACGAGGCTGTGTGCATGCCGAAGCGATACCGCCACAGCCTTGTCTGCAGCTAGCCGTCGAACATAGCTCTCTACCGTTTCGTGGGCGGCGGGGATTTCCTCCACGTTTGCCGGCTCGACGAGGAAAGCGACCCCGAGCGAGGCCAACAATTCCCGACGACGCGGGGAAGCCGAAGCCAGAACCACCGGGGGCGACATGGCCCAGCTTTGTTCGCAAACTCGCCGCATCGCTGCAAGCGAACGGGTTTGCTAACCGGGGCATTCATGCGGCAGTTCGGGTGGTTGGTGCTGGCGGCGTTGGTTGGAACGCTCAGCGGATGTGGTGCGCATGAATGGCCGGATCCGGGCGCGGTGTGGCTTCGCTGGCGCAGCGCGCGGGTCAAACAGCGAGCCTTTCACGATGCCTGGCAAGCGTGGCAACAGGGGCATCACGAACAAGCCTATCGCGGATTCGCTCGGCTGGCGCGTGCTTACCCCGAACTCGCGGACCACTGTTGGTATCACGCAGGTTTAGCGGCGATGCGCCTGGGCCACCCGGACCGCGCTGCGCAGGCCATGCGCCGGTTGACGCAAAATTTTCCCCACAGCGTGTTTTTTTTAGAGGCTGCGGTCTTCTTGGGGGAGCAAGCGGAGAAAAAAGGCGAAGTGGCCCGCGCCCGGGCTTGGGCGGCGCGGGTGTTGGCGTCTGCACCGCCGGATGAACTGCGCCAGCGCGCCTCGCTGGTCATGGCACGCTGCGACGAACGCGAAGGTGCGATCGCGGCCGCCGT
This sequence is a window from Candidatus Binatia bacterium. Protein-coding genes within it:
- the yggS gene encoding YggS family pyridoxal phosphate enzyme; protein product: MTQEIADRVALVRERIERAARRTGRHPSEVRIVAVAKTQPPEAIQAAVDAGIEDIGENYVQEARAKASMVRGPVRWHMVGHLQRNKVKAALEIFRLIHSVDSVALLEEIEGRARRAGLPRVDLLFEVNLAGEASKTGVAPAALEVLFRALRDCRHVCVRGLMCIPPPPRHAEDSRPYFRQLRELRDTWQRLGLPQAPLQELSMGMSDDFEVAVEEGATFVRIGRAIFGERPPAH
- a CDS encoding pyrroline-5-carboxylate reductase, whose translation is MARSQSTSTKSKTRATARTKPLPPIGFIGAGNMAGAMLRGLVHAGLASPQSLIASDVDKAKLAALKRELKIATTPSNRQVVERSPVVILAVKPQDLEGVLQELQGAIGPKHLVVSIAAGVPTARIEALLGAEVRVLRAMPNTPALVGKGMTVVVRGRFATPADLKIGLQIFSAVGDAVDVDDERMLDAVTGLSGSGPAYVYLFAEGLIAGGVAAGLTAALAARLTFQTIAGAAAMMQETGQPPEVLRAQVTSPGGTTLAGLSELHRRGFKDALVAAVIAATRRSQELGRK
- the ggtB gene encoding gamma-glutamyltransferase, coding for MVCTSQPLATNVGVEVLRQGGSAIDAAIAANLTLCVVEPYNTGLGGDCMLLYWSASERKLYALNGSGRAPASLTLELLRERGHSSMPLVGPLSITVPGAVRAWADAHARFGRLAWESLFAGALDYASNGFPVSEVIAWEWQTIFHAGLLQDPQARWWFSVEGEPPQLGQVIRLPALAETLRNLARNGPDWLYSGPFAEAAARAVTQQGGVLSVQDFREHASSWVEPIATTYRGFEVIELPPNTQGLAALLALNILENFDLSRYEPFAPEVHHLSVEAVKLALADRARYLGDPACGSVPVRALLSKDYAQGRAALVHPAKAVARPQAGRSVPGGDTVYLTAADAEGNVASLISSLYFPFGSGVAVPETGAVLQNRGAGFVLEPGHPNCVAPRKRPLHTIIPAMVLQQGAPVVSFGVMGGDHQAQAHVQVVSRLVDFGANIQEALDWPRFHVIEGNRVAFEEEFPPEVLQTLAQRGHAIADPNEVRFRGGFGGGQGIMVHPATGAYWGGSDRRKDGAAMGF
- a CDS encoding aldolase yields the protein MWTDREAKEQIIQITNELFAHGLLTATGGNISARAADGETIWITPSQLYKGGIHEDDLVRIRRDGSVVEGARVPSVEWQMHWGAYEARPDTTGAVHTHAPVATAFGITNQVFPPINTDAIFLRDTPLVPWYMPGSKELADAVHEALKHSRGCILQNHGLMTVDKTLRKAATRAMMIEETAKIVLYVKQFGGTVSYIPDDWVERLAPLADFI
- a CDS encoding sugar ABC transporter ATP-binding protein gives rise to the protein MARVALQNVSKIFPGGAVALEDVNLEIADGELLVVVGPSGCGKSTLLRVIAGLEEVTRGEVWIGSELVNHVPPQKRNVAMVFQDYALYPFLTVEENLAFPLRMRKLSRAEQRSKVERVARLLEIEPLLRRYPGELSGGQRQRVAMGRALVREPSVSLFDEPLSNLDAKLRVSVRAEIAAIQERTRTTMIYVTHDQTEAMTLGHRVAVLDRGRVQQVAPPRVLYEHPANAFVAGFIGNPPMNLFPAKLHAAGSQLFVQLEGLELAIDPACIEHAPVSPGQSVIAGVRPEAIECRGSQEQGWEEAEVEHVEQLGHETLLYLRLVQARHVRWVARLAGMQPYKKGDRVFVRVPAGRWYVFPPSPAESPAPQLGRERSQACSTVQ
- a CDS encoding Maf-like protein, encoding MSPPVVLASASPRRRELLASLGVAFLVEPANVEEIPAAHETVESYVRRLAADKAVAVSLRHAHSLVLGADTEVELDGTILGKPRDANHAVALLRQLSGRTHRVCTGVCVARRGEVLEAFAVQSLVTFQHLSDAEIRAYVASGEPLDKAGAYGAQGRGRDLIARIEGSLTNVIGLPLAEVAACLRRYGVLGDIRFPPVLER
- the bpoA gene encoding peroxidase; translated protein: MMSILQEPVEFEGFRGVRLRGDAWGRAGARSVLFLPGGGQTRHAWGDTAARVATHGWRAIALDLRGHGESDWAPDGDYRIETFVQDLHAVVRALPDPPVVVGASLGGVTALLLAGEVDPQAFSALVLVDIAPRMEPDGVQRIVDFMRRHLDGFASIEEAADAVAAYLPHRPRPKDLSGLEKNLRRDSSGRYRWHWDPEFVLGTKRPDASRQPERLLAAARKLAIPTLLIRGRMSDVISHESVAEFLDAVPHADYVDVAGAGHMIAGDRNDVFSEAVLAFLDGGLRKRGSHGHHRPSPAGR